The DNA segment GGATTAAAGGGCAAAAATTTATTAACAAAATCTATCGCGGCAAATTTGATTATCTTGATTATCTCATTAACGCTTATTCTCGGAGCATTTATCATTTATATTTTTTGGATATCTTCTCTGAATAAATGGAATTTACCATTAACTATTTCTGCATTTGTAATTTTTATCTATCTATGCTTTCTCATAATCCTTTCCTTTTATATAAGCCTAAAAGAGTTAAGACATAAATACCTCAAAAATCATAATCAATAACTACAATCTTGGCGTCTAATATTCATTAAGATATACTCTACAAATAGCTTTCCACTTCAAATAAAAATCACATCTTATCCTCAGCTCTTGCGTTTTGGGAGGAGAGGTTGTACCATTTCGGCGACCTCCCTCCGCTTTCCACCGCCAACCACCCTGCCTGACCATGATGCGCCCCCAGTACCTTGAAGACCTGATCGACCTGACCGATCCAGCCCTGAACCATATTCTGAACATGAGCCTCGAAGAAGCCCGCGCGCGCGTGCGCTCAGGCAATCCAGCCGCTGTGCGAGCCATCGAGGGATCGTTTGCACTGGTAGCGCGCGACGGCAAGACGGTGCGCCTGGCCCGCTCTATGGACCGACCCATGCGCTATTTCCTGGCCAAACGCGATGACGGACCCGCGTTGGTCGTGGCCCACCGCATCGAAGAAATCCACCGCTGGTTGCAGGCAACCGGCCTGGCCGATCAGTTCCATCCAAGCTATACACGCATGGTGCCTGCGCACTACATCGTCACACTGGAATTGATCGGCTGCCCGGATCCATCGCCGGCCTATACCCGCTTTTTTGAACTCCCTGCAGAAACCCTGCCGCCCGATATTCCCACCATTGGTCGCTACTACATCGGGGCGCTCAAAGAAGAAATTCGGCGCTGGCTGCTGAGTATCCCTGAGAACGAGCCCATTGGCGTAACCTTTTCCGGAGGCATCGACAGCGGCTCCGTCTTCCTGGTTACCTACCACACGCTCCTGGAACTGGGCATGAATCCTGCCCGACTCAAAGCGTTTACCCTGGACCTGGGCGAAGGTCCGGATCGCAACCAGGCTTTCGCATTTCTGAAAAAGCTCGGACTGGAATTATTCTGGGAGCCGGTGGAGGCCGGGTCGGAGCTAATCGACATCCGGGAAGTGGTGCGCCTCGTCGAAGACTACAAGCCGCTCGACATCGAATCGGCCGCCATGCATTATGCGCTGGCCCGCACCCTGCGCCAGCGCTACCCGAACTGGAAGTACCTGCTTGACGGCGAAGGCGGCGACGAAAACCTGCGCGACTATCCCATTGAGCACAATCCTGAGCTGACCGTCTACAGCATCATCAACAACCCGTTGCTGTACCACGAAGGCTGGGGCGTGGACAAGTTCAAGCACTCGCTCACCTATACCGGCGGTCTCAGCCGCTCCTACACGCGCACCTTCGCCATCAACCGGCATTTCGGTTTTGAAGGTTTTAGCCCCTACACGCGCCCGAACGTGATTGAAGTGGCGGAAAAGATTCCGTTTGCTGAGCTGACCGGCTATGACAAAGAAAAACTATACCGGCTGAAAGGCGAGGTTGTCTATCACGGAGTTAAAGCCATTACCGGCTTTGAGATGCCTGTATATGAAAAGCGCCGGTTTCAGCATGGTGCCCTGCCCGAAGCACGGTTGCGCGCGTTGATACCACCTGAGCGCCAGCTCCGACGCATGGTCGAGGATCTGTTTGCAGCATGATTGAGCTGACGCGCTGGGAAACGCTTACGCCGCTGGTCCGCACGCGG comes from the Rhodothermus profundi genome and includes:
- a CDS encoding asparagine synthase-related protein; translation: MMRPQYLEDLIDLTDPALNHILNMSLEEARARVRSGNPAAVRAIEGSFALVARDGKTVRLARSMDRPMRYFLAKRDDGPALVVAHRIEEIHRWLQATGLADQFHPSYTRMVPAHYIVTLELIGCPDPSPAYTRFFELPAETLPPDIPTIGRYYIGALKEEIRRWLLSIPENEPIGVTFSGGIDSGSVFLVTYHTLLELGMNPARLKAFTLDLGEGPDRNQAFAFLKKLGLELFWEPVEAGSELIDIREVVRLVEDYKPLDIESAAMHYALARTLRQRYPNWKYLLDGEGGDENLRDYPIEHNPELTVYSIINNPLLYHEGWGVDKFKHSLTYTGGLSRSYTRTFAINRHFGFEGFSPYTRPNVIEVAEKIPFAELTGYDKEKLYRLKGEVVYHGVKAITGFEMPVYEKRRFQHGALPEARLRALIPPERQLRRMVEDLFAA